The following DNA comes from Streptomyces sp. NBC_00690.
CCGGCGTTGACGCCGGGCGGGCTGCCCCGCCCCCGGGTGGCCGGGCGCTGACCTGCGGGTCAGCGCACCCACTCACGGTCGGGAGCCTGCCGCCCTGGCGAAACGAGCCTCAGGGCCCCACCCCTTCGGGGGAGGGGCCCTGGCTGCTGTCCGGGACCATCGAGACGCGACCGCCGACAGGGGCCCATCGATGCGAACCGCCGACACGGGACCGCCGACGGGAGTCCACCCGCGCAGCGGGCCGCCTTCGCGGAGCCGCCGACCCGGGTGCGCATAGCCCGAACGGTCGCGGCCATCCGGGAAGCGGCACGGTCCACCGCCGATGAGCCCGGTACGCGGTGCACCGCCGAGTCCGGTACGCGACCCGCCCTGATCGGCACATCAACGGCTCCGAGAGCGGCGCCGCCCGTACCCGTCGTGATCGCGGGGGGCGGCGCGTGTCACACCCCTGTGTGGTTCCGCCACCCACCCTGCCGCCCTAGGGTCGAGCCATGTTCGCCGCCTACGCCGCTCGCATCGACCCCGACCATCCCCTCGACGGGCTGGAGCTCGGTGAGGTCCCCGCTCCGGAGGACCGGCCCGGCTGGACCACGATCGCCGTCAGAGCCGCCTCGCTCAACCACCACGACCTCTGGTCCCTGCGCGGCGTCGGTCTGCCCGAGGAGCGGCTGCCGATGGTCCTGGGCTGCGATGCCGCGGGGATCGACCCGGAAGGGCGCGAGGTGGTGGTCCACTCCGTCATCGGTCAGAGCGGCCACGGCGTCGGACCCGACGAGCCCCGCTCCATCCTCACCGAGCGCTATCCGGGCACGTTCGCCGAGCGGGTCTCGGTGCCCACCTGGAATGTGCTGCCCAAGCCGAAGGAGCTCTCCTTCGAAGAGGCCGCCTGTCTGCCCACGGCCTGGCTCACCGCGTACCGGATGCTGTTCACCAACGCCGGGGTGCGTCCCGGGGATTCGGTCCTCGTCCAGGGCGCCGGCGGTGGGGTCGCCACCGCGGCCATCGTCCTCGGCAAGGCGGCGGGACTGCGGATGTACGCCACCAGCCGGGACGAGGCCAAGAGGGTCCGGGCTCTTGAACTCGGCGCCGAAGAGGCGTTCGAACCGGGGGCGCGGCTACCGCACCGCGTGGATGCGGTGATCGAGACCGTTGGGGCCGCCACCTGGTCGCATTCGGTCAAGTCCCTGCGGCCCGGGGGCACCCTGGTGATCTCCGGAGCCACCAGCGGGGACCGTCCCGCGCACGCGGAGCTGACCCGCATCTTCTTCCTGGAACTGAAGGTCGTCGGCTCCACGATGGGTTCCAAGGACGAGCTCCAGGCCCTGCTCAACTTCTGTGCTGCGACGGGGGTACGGCCGGTGATCGACGACGTACTGCCGTTGGACCGGGCCCGTGAGGGCTTCGAACGGATGGCGGCGGGCGAGGTGTTCGGCAAGGTGGTGCTCAAGCCGTCCTGACCCCGGGTCCGAGAACCGTCCGTTCCGGCGCCCGGTCGGTGGCGCACCCCGAATCGCACCACCTCGGGCGCTCGTCGGACGGGCACCCGAGGCGGCACCCCGGTCCGCATGGGCCACAGCGGGCACAGAGAGCGGACCGGGGGCGGACTACTTCTTCTGGATGAGCGCGGCCACGATGTGGGCCGCCGCCGCGGACAAGTGCCGACGGGCGGTGGCCAATTGCGGCTCGGTCACGCCGTGGTCCTTGGCCGCATCGCGGATGTCGTCACGGAAGCGGTCCAACAGCCGCTCCAGGTCCCGGGCCGGGTCGCCCGTGGACGGGGTGTCCCTCAGCCACTCCTCGTCCGGAGAGCTCGGCCGAGGTGGTGCGGGCGGTGCGGGCGGTGCGGGCGGTGTGGGCGGTGGAGTGGGACTGGGAGTCGGGGGAGGCGTCGGTGGATCCTCCGGCGCGGAGGGCATCCCCGCATTCCTCGCCAACCCACTCAGCTGGGAGGTCAGTTCCGACAGGCCCTCGCGCAGGCCCGTCGGCCAGTCCCCGCGGGCGAAGTGGTCCTGCACCTGGTCCTGCACCTGCTTGGCGATGCGCTGCACATCGTCCCGCGCCTTCTCGTGGGCCTCCTTGGCCTGACGGCGGGCCCGTTGGGCGTCCTCCCGGGCGCGGCGGGCCTGCTCCTGCCACTCGTGGGTTGTCTTGGCCCACTCCTCCTTCTCCTGGGTGTGCGAGGTGCGCGCCCTGGAGGTCGCGGCCCGCACTTCGCTGCGCAGCTTGCCCGCGGCGCCGCGCACATCGTCGCGGATCTCCGCGGCGAGTTCGGACACGGACTCCCGGATCTCCAACTCCAGATCGGCCAGTTCGCCGCTGCGCCCCGCCAGTTCCGCCCGCCCCGCCTCGGTGAGCGAGTAGACCTTGCGTCCCCCTTCGGTGGCGTGGGTGACGAGCCCTTCGGCCTCCAGTTTGGCGAGCCTGGGGTAGACCGTTCCCGCGGACGGCGCGTACAGACCGTGGAAGCGCTCCTCCAGCAGGCGGATCACCTCGTACCCGTGGCGGGGCGATTCGTCCAGGAGCTTCAGCAAGTACAGGCGCAGTCGGCCGTGGGCGAATACGGGAGGCATGTCAGAACACCTTTCCGGTGTCGGTGGGGTCAGCGTCATCCGCGCTCGCGGTGGGAGGTGGGTCCGCGGGGGCTTCGGATGCCTCGGACGGCCTGCGGAGCAGGGCGATGGAGCCTGACATGGTGGTCGCCTTGAGCTTGCCCGTCCCCGAGCCCAAGGTGCCGGTGATCTTCTTGGCGCCCCACTGCCCGCTGACCCGGAGGTCCTCGAAGGCGTTGGAGACCGCACCGCTGGCCGTGTTGGCATCCACCTGGGCGTCAGCGGGGTGCGGCAGCCTGATCGCCACTTCCCCGGAGACCGTCGTCAGGCTGACGTCGGTCGGGACCGCCGTACCGTCGTCGTGTGCGGCGAGGTCCACCAGCATGTCCCCGCTGACCGTGTTGGCCCGTACCCGGGAGCCGGCTCCGCCTTCGATGACGGTCAGATGACCTGACACGGACTGGTAGCGCAGTCGGCCGGTGACGCCCTGGGTCTCCAGATTGCCCGATACGGTCTCGGCCACGACGTCGCCCGCGAGTCGGACGAGGGTGGCGTCCCCGTGGACGCTGCGGACGGAGGTCGCACCCTGGACACCGGAGATCACCGCTCCCGCGCCGACCACCCCGACCTCCACGGTGGCGCCGAGCGGCACCGCGAGCGAGACGACGGCGTCACGGTGCCAGCCCTTGCGGTCGAGCCACTTGAGCCAGTTGTGCCAGGGCAGGTCCTCGTAGGCGATGGTGAGGGTGGAGCCCTCCTGGGTCACCTTCAGCGCGGGTCCGTCGAGCTGGGTGACCTCCAGCCGGGCCGAGTCGCCGTCCGTCCCCACGACATTGACCGCTCCATTGACGACCCGCACTTTGAGTGCGGTCACGGGCCCGTCAAAGGCGAGCTTCTGCGGCTCCTTGACCTCCCACGTCGACACCGCCATGACGCTGACCTCCCCATCGGCCGTGACGCAACATATCGCGTCTTCCGCTAGATACGATATATCGCGAGCGGTGGGTGTCAAGGTCCGCTCCTCCGACCATTGGAGGCGCGTACCGGGTCATGAACGGACGAACTGGCCTAGCGTGAGAGGCATGAACGCGACACCCACCGGTGCACTGCTGCTGTGCCGGGCCGAACCCTTCGCCGCACGGCCCCCGGCGCAGTTGCTGCGCGAACAGCTCCTGCTGGCCCCCGCCGGCGAGGGCTGGAGCGTTCTCGTACCGGAAGGAAGGCCCTGGCGGGACAGCGGTGAGTCCGTGGAGCGGGTCCTCGCCGGCTGGGCCTCCGCGATGGCGATCGGCACCAGCGGGCCCGTGGTCGCCCTGTGGTGGGACGGCGAGCGTGCGGGAACCACCCTGGCCTCCGGATTTCGCCGTCAGGTCGGCTATGTGTGGCTGGCGGACGGCACCGCCGTCGGTGAGGACGAGGCGATGCGGACCTTCGCCTCCCGCCTCGGCCTCGATCCCGTACTGGACGTCCAGTCGCTCGAACCGCTCACCCGCCCCGACCCCGAATCCGACGCGCGCTCGCGGCTGCTCGGACTGATCGCCGTGCTCTCCCGGGCCGGACTCGAACTGCCACCCGGACTCGCCCCGGGTGAATCCGCCGGCCAGCTCCGGGCCACTGCCCAGGCGCACGGTGCCCAGACCGTCCAGTGGGCCGGCTGGCGCGGTGCGGTACGGGCCGAGATCCAGGCCGTCGAGGACGGGCTTGACCACTGGCTGGGCACCTCCCGCCAGCAGCCGTCCGCCCGGGCGTTCGCGGCCCTGCAACTGGGCGCAGGGGTGCCGCTCGCGCTGTGGGGCCTGCGTCGGCGCAGCGCCGGATGGGTGGTCGCCGGCGGGCTTCTGATCGCCTACGGGTGCGGGGGGCTGGCAAGGGGACCGGGCGGCGAGCGACACGACGACAGCACAACGGCAGACACAACGGCAGAACAGCACGACTGACGGAAAGCGCGACGCACGAACAGCACGGAACAGCACGAACAGCACGACGGCGACGCGCCCCGGTGGCCGACGCCCGGCGCACTTTCGGCCGCTACGGAGGGCCGCTAGCAGGGTGCCCAGCGCGCGGTCGTGTCCGCTGCCCGTACCGCTCTACTCGTTGTCGTTTCCAGTCGCCCCTGGTCGTCACCAGTCACGCGCTACGCCTCACCGGTCACCGGTCATTCGTCACTCGTCTTCATCGTCGTCGTCCAGCCGCGCCAGCCAGGTGGCCAGCCGTTCCACCGGCACCTCGAAGTCGGGGTTGAGGTCGACGAAGGTGCGCAACTGTTCGGCCAGCCACTCGAAGGTGACCTCTTCCTGGCCGCGCCGCTTCTCCAGCTCCTCGATGCCGCGATCGGTGAAGTACAAGACATGCTCCTGGGGCTAACGGGGGACTACCTCATCAGACTACGGCGATTGCCTACGGCCCAGGAGGCCGGACCGGCGGACCCGTGACGACCGGCCGGCCACCGAGAAGCGGGGGACCCGTGAACGGACGCATCCAACAGATCGAACTGCCCGGGGGGGCCGTCGTGCACGCCCGGCTGTCCGCTCCCGGAGGGGGGTACTGGGAGGACGAGGAGGACGTGGGCGTGGGGGAGCAGGCCGTCGCCCGGGTCCGGCAGCTGCGGGAGCTGATAGCCGGCATCGGCGACTCGGTCCTCCAGGCGGCAGCCGCCGCCGGCCCGGACGAGGCGAGCGTCACCTTCGGGATCGAGCTGACTGCCAAGTCCGGAGCGGCACTGGCCGTCCTGGCCACCGGGGAGAGCAAGGCGTCGGTCCAGGTCTCCTTGACGTGGTACCTCCACGGTCAGCAACCCGGCCACCCCCACGGGCGGTTTCCGGGGCCGGGCCACCCGGACGCACCCCCCGGCCCGTCCCCGTCCCCGTTCCCGTCTCCTTCGCCTTCGCCTTCGCCCGGCTCGGACGGGCAGGGCACACCCGTCCCGCCTCCCGCCGCACCGCCACAGCCGCCGAACGCCCCACCCCAGCGGTCCGATCCCGTACCGGCACCGCCCCGACACCCGCCCGCCCCCACCACTCCCATCAGCCCCCCATGTCCCCCCACGGTCACGTGAACGCCTCGGAGTCCGGGTCCGACCCCGTCATCGACGCCCTCGCTCGCGCCGCCACCGTCCAGTTGCGCGCCTCGGACGAGCAGGGTGGCGCATGCTGGGGCACCGGGTTCTTCGTCGCCCCCGGTCGGCTCCTCACCTGCGCCCACGTCCTCGCACCCCACCTCAGGGGCGCCATCGACCGGGTCTTCTGGGTCGCCGGCAGCGAGGTCAACGGCGGTGAGCCGCTGCCCGCCCGACTGGACGCCTGGTTACTCGACGGCCCCGCCAGACCCGAGGTGCGGGTGCCCGTCGAACAGGATCTGGCCCTCGTGCGACTGCTGGACGCGGCGGTGGAACACGAGTGCGTATGGCTGACCGACCGCACCGACTACCCCGGCGGTCGCGGCGTCGTCCAGGGCTATCACCCCGACACCGCCGACCCGGGCTCTCGGCGTGCCGTCCGCTGGAAGGCGACCGTACGGATCAACGGCTTCGACGACGACCACGGTCTGCGCTTTCGACCCGAGGCCGAGTTCCCCAAGGGCGGCTCGGGATCGCCCGTCCTCGACGCCCACACCGGAGCGGTCGTCGGCCTGTTGAAGTCGCGGCGCGTCGGCAAGGACGGCGGAACGGCCATCGCGGCCACCGCCCTGCGCCGGTTCGGCGCCCGCTACCAGCAGCTGATGGCCGACCACGACCGCTGGCACGGCCAGTCCCCGAAGATCACCGGGCACAACTGGATCGAGCGTCAACACCAACTCCCCGGCTCCGGAATCCACACCGGCGGCGACCAGTGGAGCCCCCGGGACCGGCGCGAAGCCCTCTCCCAACTCGCCGCCATGACCGCCCCCGACGGCATCAGACCGGTCGCCGCACTCGCCAGGAAGGCCCGCGGCGACATCCCCCCACCACCGGGGCAACTGCCCCCCTACACCTGGCGGGACGGGCACGGACTGCTGTACGAGGCCGGACAGCCGGTCGCCGCCATCGCAGCGCTGCACTACCTCCAACTGGTGGCCGAGTACGAGCGACTGCGCGGCGGTGACCCGACGGCCCTGGTGGGCTGGGTGGCGCAACGACTCCAGGAGGTGCCCCGCATCGTCCACACCGTCGTCACCCAGGCCACGCTGCCGCCCGCACTCCGCCATGTTCCAGCCCCCCTCGGTCAGCGGCCCGCCGTCGCCCGCTATCCCCGCGTCGGGGACGGCCGGGCCGTCGTCGTCGTCGAACTCGAACCCGTCATCGACGCCCGCGCCCCGCGCTTCTACTGGCGCATCCGCGTCGACGACGGCCACGGCGTCGATGAGCCGCTCCACGAGGAGCAACACGGCGACGGCGTACCGCCCGAGCGGTTGATCCAGCGGCTGCGCACCCCCCTCGCGGAGATCTTCGCCACCGTGGACGCGCCCGGTGCACCCGCACCCCTGGAAGTCGCCCTCCCCGCCGACCGCTTCGACACCGCCGTACACCGCTGGCAACTCACCGAAATGGCCCGCTTGCACTATCCCGCGCAGGTCGGCGTGCGGCGGACCGTGGTGCTGCGCGACATATCCCGACGGGGAGATCCCGACGAGCGATGGCGGCAGCGCTGGGAGGCACTGGAGCGCGCCGGCACACCCACGGCCCACCGCACGCCCCCGGTGCGACAGGTGCCCCGGGCCCGGCACTTCGACGCCCTGGCGCCGTCAGCGGTGCCCGTCCTGTGCAGACCCGTGGGCAGCGGCGTCGGACGACGGGCCATCGGCCTGGCGCTCACCGCCGGATACGGCATCGCCCTCTGGCACACCGACGGCCACCCCGAGTACGGCTGCACCGAGACCTGCGACCGCTTCCACGACGGCGCCGCCCTCCTGCTGGCACAGGCGGGTGACGCACATGAACTACCCGAGCGCCTACGACGCCTCAGGGACGACATCAGCGGCTCGCGGAACAGCAGGCACTGGGCCGAGGGTGCGGCCATGCTCTACGACGACCCCGGCCGTCCGCTGCCCGCCGACGAAGGCGACCCGCTGGACTCGCCCTGATCCGCGGGCGCTCGTCGCCGAATCCGCCATCACCCGCCGTCCACGACTTGTCATGGGACGGCGGGGCACTGGGTACATATTCCGCGTTGCCCGCCACGGCCCCCGGGCCGCCGCTAAGGAGCGAGCGATGGACGACTGGCTGATCTACCGGGGCACGGGAGCCCCCGACCCCGACCGCATTGCGTCGCTCCCCCCGCCCCCGCCCTGGCGCGCCTTCTGCGGCGAGCCGCTACCGGATGCCGCGCCCCCCATCGAAGCCTCCTCGCTCCGACGGCTGGGCAACCGCATCGAGACACCCCCCGCGCAGGACGCCGAAGCGCTCCAACTGATCAACGCCGCCCTCTATCTGCGCCGCCCCCTCCTAGTCACCGGCGAACCCGGCTCGGGGAAGTCCACCCTCGCCCACTCCATCGCCTACGAACTCGGCCTCGGTCGCGTCCTCCAATGGCCCATCGTCAGCCGCACCGAACTCACGGACGGCCTCTACACCTACGACGCCATCGGCCGCCTCCACGATGCCCAACTCGCCGAACGCCACGACCCCTCGCACAGCGACGACATCGGGCGGTACATCAGACTCGGGCCGCTCGGTACCGCGCTCCTGCCCGCGACCCGACCCCGCGTCCTGCTCATCGACGAACTCGACAAGAGCGACATCGACCTCCCCAACGATCTGCTCAATGTGGTGGAGGAGGGCGAGTTCGCCCTGCCCGAACTGGAACGGATCGCCGACAGGCCCGGCCACGACGAGGTCCGCGTGCTCACCGACGACGGCCGCCGCGTCCCCGTGCACGGCGGACGGGTGCGCTGCCACGCCTTTCCCCTGGTGGTGATGACGAGCAACGGCGAACGGGACTTCCCCGCCCCCTTGCTGCGCCGCTGCATCCGACTCCACCTCGACCCGCCGCGCGACGAACGACTGGCCGCCATGGTGCAGGCCCACTTCGGCTCGGGCTCGGACGAACGCAACCTCGATCTGATCGGCCACTTCACCAGCGAGGACGGCGACGGCGAACTACGCCCCACCGACCAGCTCCTGAACGCCATCTACCTCACCCAGCACACGGTGCGCACGGAGCCCGGACGCCGTGAGGAGATCGCCGACCTCCTGATGCGGCCCCTCGACACCAGGCACGGGTGACGCCATGGGCCCATCCCGAAGGTCCCGGGACCCCGCGCCGCCTCCCCACCCCCGAGGCACCCCGGCTCCGGACGCGGACCCGCCTGCGGACGGGGTGCGGTCGCCGGACACCCTGCACACCGTTCTGACCGCCCTGGCCACCAGGCTCCGCGCAGCGGACCTCGCCCCCACCGCGAAGGAACTCGCCGACGCGCTGTGGCTCGCCCGCCACACCCCCGCCATCGGGCTCCGTCCGTTCCCCGCCGTCCCTCCGCCCGACCGTCCGGACGACCGCCCCGCGGCCACCGAACCCGGGGTGCCCCCGGCGACGGACGCCCATGGCGCGGACGAAGACTGCCGTGCAGCGGGATGCACCGCCGAGCCCCAGCCCTCCCGCACCACCAGCCTCTACGGCCCCGCGCCTGTGGAGAGCACCCCGACCACCCCGGCCAGTGAGGCACGACGTCGGATATCCGTCCCCCATCCCGCGGTCCTGCCCGACCCGCTGGCCCTGGAACGCTCACTGCGCCCCCTCCAGCGCTACCGTCCGCCCACCCGCCCGGAGCGCCGTGCGCTCGACGAGACCGCCACCGCCGAGCGCGCCGCCGACACCGGGCTCGTCGTCCCCGTGTTCGCCGCCCGACGCAGGCGCGAGGCCCACCTCGCCCTCGTCATGGACGACTCCAGCTCCACGGTCGTGTGGCGCGGCGCCTTCGAGGAGCTCCGGCAGATCTGCGAACGCGCCGGCGCCTTCCGTGACATCACCGTCCACCACATCGATCCGCACGCCCCCCTGCCCGCCGATCTCTCGGACCCCTCGGGCCGCAGACTCACCCTGGTGCTCAGCGACTGCGTCGGCCCCCTGTGGCGCAGCGGGCGCATCCAACAGCTCCTCCACACCTGGGCGGCGACCGCGCCCGTCGCCGTCGTCCAACCGCTGCCCCAACGGATGTGGGCACGCACCCACCTCCCGGCCCGCCCCGGAGTGCTACGGCGGCGCGAGGGGCCCGCGGGTCGGATGGAGTTCACCGCACGGGGCGCCGCCCGCGCCCTCGTCCCTCCCGCGGGCGCCATCCCCATCCCCGTGCTCGCCCCGCGCCGCTCGTCGTTCGAGGCTTGGACCCGGCTGGTCACCGGAGCCACCGGGCAGACCCTGCCGGCCGCCGCGGCCCTGGTCCTGCGGCGCCACCCGCCCGCTCCGGAGCGCCCCCGTACCGCGGGCGACCTCGTACCCGCCGAACGCGTACGGGCCTTTCGCAAGCACGCCTCGCCGGCCGCCGCGCAACTCGCCGTCTATCTGGCCGCCGTCCCCCTGATGCTGCCGGTGATGCAACTCGTCCAGCGCGCCATGCTCGTGCGCAGCGGCCCGGACGTCCTGGCCGAAGTGCTGCTCAGCGGACTGCTGCGGCGCGATGACAGTGGCCCCACCGAAGCCGAGGGCGGCCCCGCGTACGCCTTCCTCGACGGCGTACGGGACGAACTGCTGGGCCAACTCGGCGCCAGCAGCGCAGCCCTGGTGCTCAAGCACTGCTCCGACTACATCGAGGCGCGCTACGGACGGACCGTACGCAACTTCCCGGCGCTCGCGGCGGCCTTCCTCGCCGGCGCGGTACCCGCACCCACCCCGGTCGACCCGGCGGCCCTGTCCCGGCTCGCCGACCAGGACGGCCCGGGCCTCTGGGCCTTCGCCCAGGTCTCCACGCAGGTCCTGCGCCGCCTCGGCACCCCACCGCCCTCGACGGTCCCCGACAGCCTGACCCACAACGGCCCGGCCGCCCTGGTCGCCAAGGCCCGCGCCGCCTACACCCACTTCGGCGAGCATGGCACCGTACGCGATCTGGACACCGCGATCCGACTGCTCGGCTCCGCCACCCAGGAGGAACGACGCACCACCGAACGGGCCGCGCTCTTCGAGGAACTCGGCGAGGCCCTGTTGCGGCGCTGGCTGGTCCGGCCACTGCCGGAAGACCTCATCGCCGCCCTGGACGCCGCCCAGAGCGCCATCTCCGACGGTCCCCCGAGGGCGCATCTCACCCTCGCCCGGGTGCTGCACGCCATGGCGGAGGAGGTGGCGACGGGACGCCTCGACTCCAAGCTCGTACCGGAGTGGGTCTGGGTCCAGGCCGGAGCGTCCGACGAGCCCGCCCGGCGCATGCAGTCGGTGGCCGCGGTGCTGCTCTCCGCCGCCGACAGCAGCCTGGCCGAACTGACCGTGCCCCCCGAGCGCTACGACCGCCGCTATGAGGACATCGCGGTGGCCGCGGCGACCACCCGCATCCGCGTCCTGCGCCGGCTCGCCGCCCTGGGCGCACCGCACGGCACACGACCCCCCGCGGCGCCGCAGGACCCCGCCACGACGACTGGCGGGCCGCCGTCCCGATCCCGCCGTGAGGACCTGCCCCAGACGGCCAGACAGCCGCAGGCCACCCCGGGGGAGTGGTTCACCGCCACCCTGTGGATCGCCGTCGGTGTCGTCCAACGGCTCCTCGACCGGGCCGCCGACACCCAGGAGACCTATCCCGACGGCGATACCGAACTCCCGTCGTCCGAGCGTCGCGAACCCGCACTGCTGCTGCGCGGCGGGCTCCTCCTCGACCTCGCCCGCCACCACCGCGGCGACGGCCCCGTACGACCGACGGCCGTGGACCCGGCGACCGCCCGTGAGTACGCGGAACGAGCGGGCGAGGACCTCCACGCCGGCATCGACGGCATGGACTGGGACGCCGTCGACGGGCGCGAGCTGTGCCGGGCCTGGTTGGACTACGCCGACGCCATCGAACTCGCCGCCGACCTCCTCGACGACGACGCCAGACTGCGCATCCTCCAGGCCCTCGACCAGGCCCGCCGCGCCGTCGGCCGGGACGAGCGGGCACGGGCCGGCATCCTGTTGCGCATGGCCAGGCTGTTGGAGCAGCGCTACCTCTCCACCGGCAGTTGGGCCCACCGCGACTCGGCCGTCGCTGCCTGGACCGAGGCCCTGCCCCTGCTGGCCCGGCGCGATCCGGCCCGGCCTGCCGTCCTCACCTCCCTCGGACGACAGTTGACGGAACGGGGCGTCGACAAGGACACGGCCGACGACGTCCACGCCGCGGTACGGGCCCTGCGCACCGCGATCGAGGCCACCGGACCGGCCGACCCCGAGCTACCGCGGCGGCGAGCGCTGCTGGGACAGGCGTACATCGAGCGTTTCCGCGCCGACGGGAAGCCCGCCGACCTCCAGTTGGCGGACTGGGCGCTCGGCGCAGCCGCCCGTACCGTCGACGATCCGGAACTGGCCGCGTACGCCTGGTGGTACCGGGCCCTGTGCTCCGCCTTGCTCGCCCGGCACGCCGATTCGCCCACCCGACTCCAGTCCGCGGTCGACTACTGCCATCGAGCCCAACGCGGGCCCACCGGGCTGTTGGAGACGGCCGTGATGACCCAGTGGGCCCGCGCGGGGCGACTGGAGCGCACCTCGGGCCCCGAGCGGGCGCTGAACGAGCACCGGGCGGTACTGGCGCTGTTGTCCGCCGCGGGCATCAAGACCGGTACTGGCCTGCTCCGCAGGGAAGTCGCGCGGCTGGAAGCGGCGGCGCGCTGAAATCCCGCGGCCCCGCGTTCCAGTAGCCCGGTCCCCATGGCACCCGGGCACGAGCGAGGGGCCCGCCCCGCGCCTGTGCGCGGAACGGGCCCCTCGAACATCAGCCGTCAACCATCAGCCAGGCCCCGGCGAGCCGGAGCACCGGATCAGGCGTCGAAGACCTCGTTCACCAACTGCTGCTGCTCCGCCTGGTGACGCTTGGCGGAACCCACCGCCGGCGACGAGCCGTGCGGACGCGAGATGCGCCGCAGCCGCTCGCCGTGCGGAATGTCCGCGCCGACGGCCAGATCGAGGTGGTCGATCAGGTTCAGCGCGATGAACGGCCACGCACCCTGGTTCGCCGGCTCCTCCTGCGCCCACAGGTACTTCGCGGCGTTCGGGAACTTGGCGATCTCGGCCTGGAGCTCCGCACCCGGCAGCGGGTACAGCCGCTCCAGACGGATGATCGCCGTGTCCGTGATACCGCGCTTGTTCCGCTCGGCGTCCAGGTCGTAGTAGACCTTGCCGGA
Coding sequences within:
- a CDS encoding SAV_2336 N-terminal domain-related protein, which gives rise to MGPSRRSRDPAPPPHPRGTPAPDADPPADGVRSPDTLHTVLTALATRLRAADLAPTAKELADALWLARHTPAIGLRPFPAVPPPDRPDDRPAATEPGVPPATDAHGADEDCRAAGCTAEPQPSRTTSLYGPAPVESTPTTPASEARRRISVPHPAVLPDPLALERSLRPLQRYRPPTRPERRALDETATAERAADTGLVVPVFAARRRREAHLALVMDDSSSTVVWRGAFEELRQICERAGAFRDITVHHIDPHAPLPADLSDPSGRRLTLVLSDCVGPLWRSGRIQQLLHTWAATAPVAVVQPLPQRMWARTHLPARPGVLRRREGPAGRMEFTARGAARALVPPAGAIPIPVLAPRRSSFEAWTRLVTGATGQTLPAAAALVLRRHPPAPERPRTAGDLVPAERVRAFRKHASPAAAQLAVYLAAVPLMLPVMQLVQRAMLVRSGPDVLAEVLLSGLLRRDDSGPTEAEGGPAYAFLDGVRDELLGQLGASSAALVLKHCSDYIEARYGRTVRNFPALAAAFLAGAVPAPTPVDPAALSRLADQDGPGLWAFAQVSTQVLRRLGTPPPSTVPDSLTHNGPAALVAKARAAYTHFGEHGTVRDLDTAIRLLGSATQEERRTTERAALFEELGEALLRRWLVRPLPEDLIAALDAAQSAISDGPPRAHLTLARVLHAMAEEVATGRLDSKLVPEWVWVQAGASDEPARRMQSVAAVLLSAADSSLAELTVPPERYDRRYEDIAVAAATTRIRVLRRLAALGAPHGTRPPAAPQDPATTTGGPPSRSRREDLPQTARQPQATPGEWFTATLWIAVGVVQRLLDRAADTQETYPDGDTELPSSERREPALLLRGGLLLDLARHHRGDGPVRPTAVDPATAREYAERAGEDLHAGIDGMDWDAVDGRELCRAWLDYADAIELAADLLDDDARLRILQALDQARRAVGRDERARAGILLRMARLLEQRYLSTGSWAHRDSAVAAWTEALPLLARRDPARPAVLTSLGRQLTERGVDKDTADDVHAAVRALRTAIEATGPADPELPRRRALLGQAYIERFRADGKPADLQLADWALGAAARTVDDPELAAYAWWYRALCSALLARHADSPTRLQSAVDYCHRAQRGPTGLLETAVMTQWARAGRLERTSGPERALNEHRAVLALLSAAGIKTGTGLLRREVARLEAAAR